From Roseburia hominis, the proteins below share one genomic window:
- a CDS encoding XRE family transcriptional regulator: protein MDIGKKLRELRIQNDLTLTDLASRSELTKGFLSQVERNLTTPSIATLEDILEALGTNMSEFFREEEERQIVFQTKDFFEDVQDDYTIEWIIPNAQKNEMEPILLTLHPHRKSQVLQAHQGEEFGYVLKGNVTLICGSKKYKLKAQETFYLEGTKSHYLYNHGSGDAKILWITTPPVF from the coding sequence TTGGATATCGGAAAGAAGCTCAGGGAGCTTCGAATACAGAACGATCTGACACTTACAGACCTGGCATCAAGAAGTGAACTGACAAAAGGATTTTTGTCTCAGGTGGAGCGGAATCTGACGACGCCAAGTATTGCAACTTTGGAGGATATACTGGAAGCACTGGGGACGAATATGTCCGAGTTCTTCCGGGAAGAGGAAGAAAGACAGATCGTATTTCAGACGAAAGACTTTTTTGAAGACGTGCAGGACGATTATACGATAGAGTGGATAATCCCGAACGCACAGAAGAATGAGATGGAACCTATTCTGCTGACTCTCCATCCGCACAGGAAGAGTCAGGTGCTTCAGGCGCATCAGGGAGAAGAATTCGGGTACGTGCTGAAGGGGAATGTGACACTTATCTGCGGCAGCAAGAAATATAAATTAAAAGCGCAGGAGACATTTTACTTAGAGGGGACGAAGAGTCATTATCTGTACAATCACGGCAGCGGTGATGCGAAGATACTTTGGATCACCACGCCGCCGGTGTTCTGA
- a CDS encoding AAA-like domain-containing protein → MENKTFNVTGVCIPDKHYMADVSGKLKKITETFIKPGKYFTINRARQYGKTTTLYLLERYLQKDYLVISLSFEAADDLFASRYSFAAGFIRRVGRKMRQLCWEDAVQEKWNVPISREFPMEDLSDRISELCLLCGKRIVLMVDEVDKSSDNQIFLSFLGMLRTKYLEQQQGTDRTFHSVILAGVYDVKNLKLKLNPGEESKYNSPWNVAADFDVNMNLSVCEIEGMLSEYEKDHMMGMDLHLMAQEIYDYTSGYPFLVSKICKRMVEDIEEKIRWTRYGVSETVKLILNESNTLFDDMRKKITDYPELREMLYAILFKGQSFAYNPDNFIMDVGCMFGFIKEEDGKAVIANRIFETRLYNLFLSEEMLNNQTYLAGARVKNQFVQDDGLNIEDKVLVEVVV, encoded by the coding sequence ATGGAGAATAAGACCTTTAATGTGACGGGAGTATGTATCCCGGATAAACACTACATGGCAGATGTTAGCGGAAAACTTAAGAAAATTACGGAAACTTTTATAAAGCCGGGGAAATATTTTACGATCAACCGTGCCAGACAGTACGGAAAAACGACGACATTATATTTACTTGAAAGATACCTTCAGAAAGACTACCTGGTAATTAGCCTGAGCTTTGAGGCTGCGGATGATTTGTTTGCGTCGCGTTATTCTTTCGCGGCCGGATTCATACGCCGTGTTGGCAGGAAGATGCGGCAGTTATGCTGGGAAGATGCTGTACAGGAAAAGTGGAACGTACCGATATCCAGAGAGTTTCCAATGGAAGATTTAAGCGATAGAATATCCGAACTGTGTTTGCTGTGTGGAAAAAGGATTGTTTTAATGGTTGACGAAGTGGATAAAAGCTCCGATAATCAGATTTTCCTATCCTTTTTGGGAATGCTTCGCACAAAATATCTGGAGCAGCAGCAGGGAACGGACAGGACGTTTCATTCGGTAATTCTTGCAGGAGTGTATGACGTTAAAAATCTGAAACTGAAGTTGAACCCCGGGGAGGAATCAAAATATAATAGTCCGTGGAATGTTGCGGCAGATTTTGATGTGAACATGAATCTCTCGGTATGTGAGATTGAGGGTATGCTGTCGGAATATGAAAAAGATCATATGATGGGAATGGATTTGCATCTTATGGCGCAGGAAATTTATGATTATACTTCAGGATATCCGTTTCTGGTGTCTAAAATTTGTAAAAGAATGGTGGAAGATATTGAAGAAAAGATTCGATGGACCAGGTATGGCGTGTCAGAGACGGTCAAACTGATTTTGAATGAGTCGAATACTTTATTTGACGATATGCGCAAAAAGATTACAGATTATCCGGAATTAAGGGAAATGTTGTATGCCATTTTGTTTAAAGGACAGAGCTTTGCATATAACCCGGACAATTTTATCATGGATGTTGGATGCATGTTTGGCTTCATTAAAGAAGAGGATGGGAAAGCTGTCATAGCGAACCGAATTTTTGAAACCAGGCTTTATAATCTGTTTTTATCAGAAGAAATGTTGAATAATCAAACGTATTTGGCTGGCGCAAGGGTGAAAAATCAATTTGTGCAGGATGATGGTCTGAATATAGAAGATAAGGTTTTGGTCGAAGTTGTGGTGTAA
- a CDS encoding cation:proton antiporter codes for METYIIFRDLAIILISAKLCGLLAAKLKAPQVVGEIVAGLLIGPSVLGLVQQSELINGMAEIGVVLLMFFAGLQTSLKDLMRTGWKALLIACAGVFVPLAGGYLLYSLYYGFAPAGSSQFFSAIFIGTIMTATSVSITVASLQELGYLKSETGTTIMSAAIIDDVIGIIVLTFVIGMKDPESKPSTVIISTVLFFVAALVCGFIIYHIFKFLDQRYPHTRRIPILGFVLAFALAYTAEKYFGIADITGAYVAGIILCSIDDSDYIARKVDISSYMFFAPVFFASIGLKTSIDEMSSSLLVFCVLFVIVGLIAKIIGCGLMSGILGFCGRDSLKIGIGMMTRGEVALIVAQKGLQVQMIKSSYFSAVILLILVSSVITPIFLKMLYQGKKEKAE; via the coding sequence ATGGAAACCTACATAATATTCAGAGACCTAGCTATCATTCTTATTTCCGCCAAGCTATGCGGCCTTCTTGCGGCAAAGCTCAAGGCTCCCCAGGTCGTCGGCGAGATCGTTGCCGGACTTTTGATTGGTCCCAGCGTACTGGGACTCGTACAGCAAAGTGAATTGATTAACGGTATGGCGGAGATCGGCGTTGTCCTTTTGATGTTCTTCGCAGGACTTCAGACCAGCCTGAAGGACCTGATGCGCACCGGCTGGAAGGCGCTGCTCATCGCCTGCGCAGGCGTGTTCGTACCTCTGGCCGGCGGTTATCTTCTGTACAGCCTTTACTACGGTTTCGCGCCTGCCGGAAGCAGCCAGTTCTTCTCCGCCATCTTCATCGGCACTATCATGACGGCGACTTCCGTAAGTATTACCGTTGCGTCCCTCCAGGAATTGGGCTATCTCAAATCCGAGACCGGGACAACAATTATGAGCGCTGCGATTATCGACGATGTCATCGGCATCATCGTGCTGACTTTTGTAATCGGCATGAAGGACCCCGAGTCCAAACCGTCTACCGTCATCATCAGCACCGTACTTTTTTTTGTGGCTGCACTCGTCTGCGGCTTCATTATCTACCATATTTTCAAATTCCTGGATCAGCGCTACCCGCATACCAGACGAATTCCGATCCTCGGCTTCGTACTGGCCTTTGCCCTGGCCTATACGGCGGAAAAATATTTTGGCATCGCTGACATTACGGGCGCTTATGTAGCCGGCATTATCCTTTGCAGTATTGACGATTCCGACTATATCGCACGGAAGGTAGATATCAGCTCCTACATGTTCTTTGCTCCGGTATTCTTTGCAAGTATCGGACTGAAGACATCGATTGATGAGATGTCCTCTTCCCTGCTGGTTTTCTGTGTACTCTTCGTTATCGTGGGACTTATCGCCAAAATCATTGGCTGCGGACTGATGTCCGGAATTCTTGGGTTCTGTGGCCGCGATTCGCTGAAAATCGGCATCGGCATGATGACCCGTGGAGAGGTTGCCCTGATCGTCGCACAGAAAGGACTTCAGGTACAGATGATCAAATCCAGCTATTTCTCGGCCGTGATTCTGCTGATTTTGGTATCCTCTGTGATCACACCGATCTTTTTGAAAATGTTGTATCAGGGGAAAAAAGAGAAAGCAGAATAA
- a CDS encoding sigma-70 family RNA polymerase sigma factor: MPNEIILEKLMNEYGTCILRTCFLYTRDYHLAQDATQETFLKALNAYNNLKNTESEKAWLTKIAINCCKNIMRTSWYKYVTPDDNILERQHTMNPINDMIEHNSLAEAVMLLNRNDRQLIILYYYQGLSIKEISKITKKKENTIAQQIRRARKKLKQILEDDDNEPSQYERNP, translated from the coding sequence ATGCCGAATGAAATCATATTAGAAAAACTGATGAATGAATATGGCACATGTATTTTGCGGACATGTTTTCTTTATACAAGAGACTATCACTTAGCACAGGATGCTACGCAAGAAACATTTTTGAAAGCACTTAATGCTTATAATAATCTAAAAAACACAGAAAGCGAAAAAGCATGGTTAACCAAAATTGCTATCAACTGTTGCAAAAATATTATGCGTACTTCTTGGTACAAATACGTCACACCTGATGACAACATATTAGAGCGGCAGCATACAATGAATCCTATCAATGATATGATAGAACATAATTCTTTGGCTGAAGCTGTTATGCTATTAAATAGAAATGACCGCCAGTTGATTATACTTTATTATTACCAAGGCCTATCTATAAAGGAAATTTCCAAGATCACAAAGAAAAAAGAAAATACAATAGCTCAACAAATCAGGCGCGCGCGAAAAAAATTGAAACAAATTTTGGAGGATGATGATAATGAACCAAGCCAATATGAAAGAAATCCTTGA
- the hypB gene encoding hydrogenase nickel incorporation protein HypB — MGEFRILEIKQSVFADNDRRADEMRKELKEKKVFLLNLMSSPGAGKTTTLTRTIERLKDQMRIGVMEADIDSDVDARTISETGVKAIQLHTGGMCHLDADMTRQGLEGLKTGDIDLAILENVGNLVCPAEFDTGAVKNAMILSVPEGDDKPLKYPLMFSICDVVLINKIDVLPYFDFDMEACKKNILMRNPNARIIPICARTGEGIDKWTKWLKDEVEAWQE; from the coding sequence ATGGGAGAGTTTAGGATTCTGGAAATCAAGCAGAGTGTGTTTGCGGACAATGACAGGCGTGCGGACGAGATGAGAAAGGAACTGAAGGAAAAAAAGGTCTTTCTGCTGAATCTGATGTCTTCACCGGGAGCGGGAAAGACGACGACCCTGACAAGGACGATCGAGCGATTGAAGGATCAGATGCGGATTGGAGTCATGGAAGCGGATATTGATTCAGATGTGGACGCCAGGACAATTTCGGAAACGGGCGTGAAAGCAATTCAGCTTCATACCGGGGGAATGTGTCATCTGGACGCCGACATGACGCGGCAGGGACTGGAAGGATTGAAGACCGGCGATATTGATCTTGCTATTCTTGAAAATGTAGGCAATCTCGTCTGCCCGGCAGAATTTGACACCGGGGCAGTGAAGAACGCTATGATTTTAAGCGTTCCGGAGGGTGACGATAAGCCGCTGAAATATCCGCTGATGTTTTCCATCTGTGATGTGGTCCTGATCAATAAGATTGATGTGCTTCCGTATTTTGACTTCGATATGGAGGCATGTAAGAAAAACATATTAATGAGAAATCCGAATGCCAGAATTATTCCGATATGCGCCCGGACGGGAGAGGGAATCGACAAGTGGACTAAATGGCTGAAGGATGAAGTAGAGGCATGGCAGGAATAG
- a CDS encoding extracellular solute-binding protein, with translation MKKGKRPVGKILMILAIAFFYLPILYMIVFSFNDGKSLTSFTGFSLRWYQHMLDSGDMMEALYTTFSIALIATFISTVVGTISAIGLSKSKKLVRDLMQQVDNLPMMNPEIVTAIGFMLLFITFRVEKGYMTMLLAHIAFCIPYVILSVMPKIRSLDPNLADAAMDLGATPWQALTKVIVPQITPGIVSGALIAFTMSVDDFIISYFVTGSGVKNLSIMVYTMSKRVNPSINAVSTLMIVIITVVLVVINVAPVVAAKRQRSSEVKRRKALVPVTLAVVCVVVFLVVFRFGGGKEERPFEGQTLHLYNWGEYTGENIIGDFEEATGAKVVQENFDSNEQMYIKVANGEAYDILVPSDYMIQRLISEGYLQKLDHSRLDCMDKLTESVKNLPYDPGNEYSVPYFWGTVGIVYDKNKVDIEDLKREGFNIFLDEKYRGDIYLYDSERDSFMMALKALGYSMNTENMDELNEAYEWLVKCVQTMEPEIVMDEIIDNMAQGRKALGLIYSGDATYVIDENEEMGYYLPETGTNLWSDAMVIPKNAKNPELAHAFINFASDYDGAYDNSSYVGYTSANQEVMDDLFGEGGDFEGINAYIPRSDNEMDEVFVYNENTRKEIANLWSRVKIAASNAN, from the coding sequence ATGAAAAAAGGGAAACGTCCGGTGGGAAAGATTTTGATGATTCTCGCGATCGCCTTCTTCTATCTGCCGATTCTTTATATGATCGTGTTCTCGTTCAACGATGGGAAATCCCTGACCAGCTTTACGGGATTTTCCCTGCGCTGGTACCAGCATATGCTGGATTCCGGCGATATGATGGAGGCGCTCTATACGACGTTCAGTATTGCGCTGATCGCGACTTTTATTTCTACGGTCGTCGGGACCATTTCCGCAATCGGGCTTAGTAAATCAAAAAAACTGGTGCGGGATCTGATGCAGCAGGTGGACAATCTGCCGATGATGAACCCGGAGATCGTGACGGCGATTGGATTTATGCTGTTATTTATCACGTTCCGGGTGGAGAAGGGGTATATGACGATGCTCCTTGCGCATATTGCATTCTGTATTCCGTATGTGATTCTTTCGGTTATGCCGAAGATCCGTTCTCTGGACCCGAATCTGGCGGACGCGGCGATGGACTTAGGGGCAACGCCCTGGCAGGCCCTGACGAAGGTCATCGTGCCGCAGATCACGCCGGGCATTGTGTCGGGGGCACTGATCGCATTTACGATGTCGGTGGACGATTTTATTATTTCATATTTCGTTACGGGAAGCGGGGTTAAGAACTTAAGTATCATGGTCTATACCATGAGCAAACGTGTGAACCCGAGCATCAACGCGGTCTCTACCCTGATGATCGTCATTATCACGGTCGTGCTGGTGGTGATCAACGTGGCGCCGGTGGTGGCGGCGAAGCGGCAGAGATCCAGCGAGGTGAAGAGACGAAAGGCGTTGGTTCCGGTAACTCTGGCTGTTGTTTGTGTGGTAGTCTTTCTGGTAGTATTCCGGTTTGGCGGTGGCAAAGAGGAACGCCCCTTTGAAGGACAGACCCTTCATCTTTATAACTGGGGAGAATATACCGGGGAAAATATCATCGGCGACTTTGAGGAAGCGACCGGTGCGAAGGTGGTTCAGGAAAATTTCGACTCCAACGAGCAGATGTATATCAAGGTGGCAAATGGCGAGGCCTATGACATTCTCGTGCCCAGCGATTATATGATTCAGAGGCTGATTTCCGAGGGGTATCTGCAAAAGCTGGATCACTCCAGGCTGGACTGTATGGATAAGCTGACGGAGTCGGTAAAGAATCTTCCGTATGATCCGGGAAATGAGTACTCGGTTCCGTATTTCTGGGGCACGGTGGGAATCGTGTACGACAAGAATAAGGTGGATATCGAGGATCTGAAGCGGGAAGGCTTTAATATTTTCCTGGATGAAAAATACCGCGGGGATATTTACCTGTATGACTCAGAGAGAGACAGCTTTATGATGGCGCTCAAAGCCCTGGGATATTCGATGAATACGGAAAATATGGATGAGCTTAATGAGGCCTATGAGTGGCTGGTGAAATGTGTGCAGACGATGGAGCCGGAGATTGTGATGGACGAGATTATCGATAACATGGCGCAGGGAAGAAAGGCGCTGGGGCTAATCTATTCCGGAGATGCGACTTATGTCATAGATGAGAATGAGGAGATGGGATATTATCTTCCGGAGACCGGGACGAACCTGTGGTCGGATGCGATGGTCATTCCGAAGAATGCGAAGAATCCCGAGCTGGCCCACGCGTTCATCAATTTTGCCAGTGATTATGACGGGGCTTATGATAATTCAAGCTATGTGGGATATACTTCGGCAAATCAGGAGGTCATGGATGATCTTTTTGGAGAGGGCGGAGATTTCGAAGGGATTAATGCCTACATTCCGAGGTCGGATAATGAGATGGACGAGGTGTTTGTCTATAATGAGAATACCAGGAAGGAGATTGCGAATCTCTGGAGCCGGGTGAAGATCGCGGCTAGTAATGCAAATTAG
- a CDS encoding ABC transporter permease, translated as MKKFSQLAIPYIVWAVIMLVLPMVLIALYSITQPGNSIVSFSITLDHYVKFFTDQDFLIILWRSLWIAVKTTIICLLIGYPIAYYISRCSERVQNILVLGITIPMWINMLVRTYAWIGLLSEDGLVQRFLGIFGLGGTELLYTEGAVLLGMVYNFLPFMILQINTALCKMDHSLLEAAADLGANQVQTFRRVTLPLSLPGVINGITLVFLPAVSSFFIPKLLGGGKYFLIGNVIENQFITVGEWNFGSAISMIMAVIMMLLMMFVRKVEIRNQGGKEE; from the coding sequence ATGAAGAAATTTTCGCAGCTCGCAATCCCTTATATTGTTTGGGCGGTGATCATGCTGGTACTTCCGATGGTATTGATCGCCTTGTATTCAATCACCCAACCAGGAAACAGTATTGTTTCTTTTTCAATTACATTGGATCATTATGTCAAATTTTTTACCGACCAGGACTTTTTGATTATCCTTTGGCGTTCTCTGTGGATTGCGGTGAAAACGACGATTATCTGCCTGCTCATCGGCTATCCGATCGCCTATTACATTTCACGCTGTAGCGAGCGGGTGCAGAATATTCTGGTTCTTGGCATCACGATTCCTATGTGGATCAACATGCTGGTGAGAACGTATGCGTGGATCGGCCTTTTAAGTGAAGACGGACTGGTGCAGAGATTCCTTGGTATTTTTGGCCTTGGAGGAACAGAACTTTTGTATACGGAAGGCGCGGTGCTTTTGGGAATGGTGTATAACTTCCTGCCGTTCATGATCCTACAGATCAATACGGCCCTGTGTAAGATGGACCACTCTCTTCTGGAGGCGGCCGCGGACCTGGGAGCCAATCAGGTGCAGACCTTTAGACGGGTCACGCTTCCCCTGTCTCTGCCGGGAGTGATCAATGGAATCACGCTGGTGTTTTTGCCGGCGGTGAGTTCCTTCTTTATTCCAAAGCTCCTCGGCGGAGGAAAATATTTCCTGATTGGTAATGTGATCGAGAATCAGTTCATTACCGTGGGAGAATGGAACTTCGGCAGTGCGATTTCTATGATCATGGCAGTCATCATGATGCTTCTCATGATGTTCGTGCGCAAGGTGGAGATCCGTAATCAGGGCGGAAAGGAGGAGTAG
- a CDS encoding FAD-dependent oxidoreductase, whose product MYTDYDVIIVGSGVAGLAAGIYISRAGLNAVVMEKSSMGGELMNRQLIENYPGFAEGIQGPSLAAAMLSQAENVGTEFMSCEVQNIKSKNGLHTVYTDNGMYTSKAVIVASGSHPRLLNVPGEAKLRGKGVFYCATCDGPLLAGKNVVVAGAGDSGVTEALHLANLGCKITILEFMDRPKAASILLERIEAESNIQLICGARITEIRGENWVTGVVYEECETQIQKELEVEGILIRIGIMPNTGFLKGVVELSEGGQVQVTEQMATSIEGIFAAGDIRTHSPAQLGTAAGDGITAAMAAARYVQML is encoded by the coding sequence ATGTATACAGATTATGATGTTATCATTGTAGGTTCAGGGGTCGCAGGACTTGCGGCAGGAATCTATATAAGTCGTGCAGGGCTGAATGCTGTTGTGATGGAGAAAAGTAGTATGGGCGGGGAACTTATGAACCGTCAGTTGATTGAAAATTATCCTGGATTTGCGGAGGGCATACAAGGTCCGTCTCTTGCTGCGGCAATGCTTTCGCAGGCTGAAAATGTGGGGACTGAGTTTATGAGCTGTGAGGTTCAGAATATAAAAAGTAAGAATGGATTACATACAGTGTATACTGATAACGGAATGTATACAAGCAAAGCAGTTATTGTAGCAAGCGGATCGCATCCCCGGCTTTTGAATGTTCCGGGTGAGGCCAAGTTGCGGGGGAAAGGTGTCTTCTACTGTGCTACTTGTGACGGTCCTCTCCTGGCGGGAAAAAATGTTGTGGTAGCAGGGGCCGGGGATAGCGGAGTTACGGAAGCTTTACATCTGGCAAATCTTGGGTGCAAGATAACAATTTTGGAATTTATGGACAGGCCCAAAGCCGCCTCTATTCTTTTAGAAAGGATTGAAGCAGAATCAAATATCCAGCTAATATGTGGTGCCAGGATAACAGAAATAAGAGGGGAAAACTGGGTAACCGGCGTTGTGTATGAGGAATGCGAGACGCAAATACAGAAGGAACTTGAAGTAGAAGGTATATTGATTCGAATAGGAATCATGCCGAATACCGGATTCCTGAAAGGCGTGGTGGAGCTTAGCGAAGGCGGTCAGGTTCAGGTGACAGAGCAGATGGCAACTTCTATAGAAGGAATTTTTGCCGCCGGGGACATCCGGACGCATTCGCCTGCGCAGCTTGGAACTGCCGCCGGAGATGGGATTACCGCGGCGATGGCAGCAGCCAGGTATGTTCAAATGTTGTAA
- a CDS encoding DUF4387 family protein has translation MTLLKDVVQYVRSKNAGPFWATLEIFCGSTEAYEKIRLSENISVENIARLYKVNKEDIQEFYLPGIHVIKYSFPRPFPSGYRYENDMHYGQQYRIIEEVEV, from the coding sequence ATGACTTTATTAAAAGATGTTGTACAATATGTTCGTTCAAAGAATGCAGGGCCGTTTTGGGCGACCTTAGAAATATTTTGCGGAAGTACGGAAGCATATGAAAAGATTAGGTTATCCGAAAACATTTCCGTGGAAAATATAGCCAGGCTTTATAAAGTGAATAAGGAGGATATACAGGAGTTTTATCTGCCTGGCATTCATGTGATCAAATATTCATTTCCTCGTCCGTTCCCAAGTGGTTATCGATATGAAAATGACATGCATTACGGACAGCAGTACCGTATTATTGAAGAGGTAGAGGTATAG
- a CDS encoding ABC transporter ATP-binding protein, protein MEQKKLIEFRNIVKSFDGQIVLKGVNLDIYEKEFVTLLGPSGCGKTTLLRILGGFLEADEGKVIFDGEEISQKPPYERELNTVFQKYALFPHLSVYENIAFGLKINKMSKDVIEQKVMKMLKLIGLEGFENKNTTLLSGGQQQRVAIARALVNEPKVLLLDEPLAALDLKLRKEMQYELKRIQQEVGITFIFVTHDQEEALTMSDKIVVMKSGEIQQVGTPQEIYNEPANRYVANFIGESNIIPGVMVEDYKVRFDDITFDCVDFGFKENELVDVVIRPEDIDIVDVKDGKMTGEVLSVLFKGVHYEIMVETVPGTQVTVRMHVTRNHDVTSGDGKEKISATNFYVDLEDVKDLDDKEVVARSNAQAWNPETDDYISISKIEYDVREEEGVYPVTFSTANGTTIERSIFVVNQPFVKNEKANEAVMAFNFMTTVEELEESQALDTDIKTWANAQAWKLSDENQSVDISVDYDFDPENVTEGVYRITFSTTGREFKIHTTDYTEEGQEVGLTFFPEDIHVMSRMVY, encoded by the coding sequence ATGGAACAGAAGAAACTGATCGAGTTTCGGAACATTGTTAAAAGTTTTGATGGACAGATTGTATTAAAAGGGGTAAACCTTGATATTTATGAGAAAGAATTTGTAACCCTGCTGGGGCCAAGCGGGTGCGGAAAGACGACGCTCCTCAGAATTCTGGGAGGATTTCTGGAAGCAGATGAGGGAAAGGTGATCTTCGACGGCGAGGAGATCAGTCAGAAACCGCCGTATGAGAGGGAGCTGAACACCGTTTTCCAGAAATACGCGCTGTTTCCGCATTTGAGCGTGTACGAGAATATCGCATTTGGGCTTAAGATTAATAAGATGAGCAAGGACGTGATCGAGCAGAAGGTCATGAAGATGTTAAAGCTCATCGGTCTGGAAGGGTTTGAGAATAAAAATACGACCTTATTGTCCGGCGGCCAGCAGCAGCGGGTCGCGATCGCGCGTGCGCTGGTGAATGAGCCGAAGGTGCTGCTTCTCGATGAGCCACTTGCCGCTCTGGACCTAAAGCTCAGAAAGGAAATGCAGTACGAGCTGAAACGAATCCAGCAGGAGGTCGGGATCACGTTCATTTTCGTGACACATGATCAGGAAGAGGCGCTGACCATGTCGGATAAGATCGTTGTCATGAAGAGCGGAGAGATTCAGCAGGTCGGCACGCCGCAGGAGATCTACAATGAACCGGCGAACCGGTATGTGGCGAATTTCATTGGCGAGAGCAATATTATTCCGGGCGTGATGGTGGAGGATTATAAAGTCCGGTTCGACGACATCACCTTTGACTGTGTGGACTTTGGATTTAAGGAAAATGAGCTGGTGGATGTGGTCATTCGTCCGGAGGACATCGACATCGTGGATGTGAAGGACGGAAAGATGACCGGCGAGGTGCTGAGCGTCCTGTTCAAAGGCGTTCACTATGAGATCATGGTGGAGACCGTGCCGGGTACCCAGGTGACGGTCCGAATGCATGTGACCCGCAACCATGACGTGACCAGCGGGGACGGAAAAGAGAAGATCAGTGCGACGAATTTCTATGTGGATCTGGAGGACGTGAAGGATCTGGACGACAAGGAAGTGGTGGCACGTTCGAATGCACAGGCGTGGAATCCGGAAACGGACGATTATATTTCCATTTCCAAAATCGAGTATGATGTAAGGGAAGAAGAGGGAGTGTATCCGGTGACATTCTCTACTGCCAACGGAACCACGATCGAGCGCAGCATTTTCGTGGTAAATCAGCCGTTCGTCAAGAATGAGAAGGCAAATGAGGCGGTCATGGCGTTCAACTTTATGACCACGGTAGAGGAGCTGGAAGAATCTCAGGCACTTGACACGGATATCAAGACCTGGGCGAATGCGCAGGCATGGAAGCTAAGCGATGAGAATCAAAGTGTTGACATCAGTGTAGATTATGATTTCGATCCGGAAAATGTGACGGAAGGCGTTTACCGGATCACCTTCTCCACGACGGGGCGGGAGTTTAAGATCCACACTACGGATTACACGGAGGAAGGTCAGGAGGTCGGACTGACATTTTTCCCGGAAGATATCCATGTCATGTCAAGGATGGTATATTAG
- a CDS encoding acyclic terpene utilization AtuA family protein gives MEQRRGIFAKCENIVALAGAEPFIEAYRQGADIILCGRSSDTAIMAALPIYWGMPEGASWHGAKTVECGAQCSDTSGNNCILLEVDSAGFTVTPTMPDTHCTPYTVSAHLLYENADPFCLTESSGAFLTQNAVYTQKDERSVRVTGSDFEKAEVYTMKLEGSKMAGYQNISLVGIADREIMLEPKKWVDNVSAYVQNLLDRNGFLRESYSFNFKMYGYNAVVDSLNADDDYVPREIGVLLTVTADTQELATQIAKEFNPYLLHFPVELTNDKTLLPTFAFPFSPVDCSKGPIYEFCLHHVVEMEDSLELVNIVYQEI, from the coding sequence TTGGAACAACGCCGGGGTATCTTTGCAAAATGTGAGAATATTGTTGCTCTTGCCGGAGCGGAGCCTTTTATTGAGGCTTATAGGCAGGGAGCGGATATTATCCTGTGCGGGCGCTCGTCTGATACAGCAATTATGGCAGCCCTTCCAATCTATTGGGGAATGCCGGAGGGAGCAAGCTGGCATGGAGCAAAAACTGTCGAATGTGGGGCACAATGTTCGGATACAAGTGGAAATAATTGTATCTTATTAGAGGTAGACAGCGCTGGATTCACAGTGACGCCAACAATGCCAGATACGCATTGTACACCATACACAGTATCTGCACATCTGCTTTATGAAAATGCGGATCCATTTTGCCTTACAGAGTCATCGGGAGCATTTCTTACTCAAAATGCTGTCTATACGCAGAAAGATGAACGATCTGTGAGAGTAACAGGAAGCGATTTCGAAAAGGCTGAAGTCTACACGATGAAACTGGAAGGCTCCAAGATGGCTGGATATCAGAATATCAGTCTTGTTGGAATCGCAGATCGCGAGATTATGCTAGAGCCAAAAAAGTGGGTCGATAATGTAAGCGCTTATGTGCAAAATTTGCTGGACCGAAATGGATTTTTGAGAGAGAGTTATTCTTTCAATTTTAAGATGTATGGTTACAATGCAGTAGTGGATAGTTTGAATGCAGATGATGATTATGTACCGCGTGAGATTGGAGTCCTGCTCACGGTAACAGCCGATACGCAGGAACTGGCAACTCAGATTGCAAAAGAGTTCAATCCATATTTATTACATTTCCCGGTTGAACTAACGAATGATAAGACCCTGCTTCCAACATTTGCCTTTCCATTTTCTCCGGTGGATTGTTCGAAAGGGCCGATATACGAATTTTGTCTGCACCACGTAGTTGAAATGGAAGATTCGCTTGAGTTAGTTAACATTGTATATCAGGAGATATAG